The following are encoded together in the Theileria orientalis strain Shintoku DNA, chromosome 1, complete genome genome:
- a CDS encoding uncharacterized protein (phosphatidylinositol 3- and 4-kinase, catalytic domain containing protein) gives MDRYKSICYYETFRKNILPVKNVKYHERDKIYLSLGSLVFFKDPFQLKRIQGYSKSNNEANEDEISLNCSIYKNDKRITNVIEVKIRNNKLREVCYGKYKPSTPTRLLATKKGRITLKTNKETEKSDKECVRSRSSKLRAPIIVKINSVLVFKIRRRRSGLRNRLDNSTVSISLDLYVNSSHISTNRKKILVPSNEYNTPRKSSSRIEYNTGCLVLYSKGEHSGSSKDRSNNCCSGIGECCCNVEERKVCQKHITDIIDTITSLIGSISVSTSARGELSGSGTRSIGRSCINSAGYRRYILYRYLQVLYYLLSSEVEICKDAGVPLSMLTFRTVESGSSDDSGSYNHDALCGRVNEMLFRYSGLLAVDSRDLLYIEIPTEFKALQLLFRSSLLSINMRGSGEAEEHKVKICGRWYTYKEINSIVYKYYNQLAKSPNSICLLLRFTDYSDITQYALLQSYLEKLDTTTGNTSSTSTSITSSNVILELISCDFVHLDGRTRRKIISILIKNVHKDLLKRYFRQFLYFLKYDIDDAFFNHVVKVIEGDVELSLKILTTTSENIVYLECLSKYVKHLKKVDGKVLSVIKLEQSFLNIFIRIINSINETRKKYTLRNHYLHVLLSQLTGSKLRRGKFELSIDRERKLIRLSPHVPLITDVDRVIRAIDYRRSYIYKSSNYPLILQLKVGTGDDGNSTGGDGSGCGAGKDTDQRIMLKMNYARNDELCLEVLSLFKHILGKHHIPVLTYKMISVYKNLGYIQLLPTLNGNTTGASGDADRDDAASPSFKENFINSFAVVSILNYLLEVGDRHYENVMLQRNGVVTNFDFNFILGNDPNILKKPPFRFSSGDLEVLERLDAYGEFVERFTLIFGLIRRRYKSVLNLLYSSGVDIGDVNSVEARFMLDLSHAQLSERLSALILESRSSHYPQFIDKWHRFTNLFK, from the exons ATGGATAGATATAAAAGCATATGTTATTATGAAACCTTTAGGAAGAATATTTTGCCCGTGAAAAACGTAAAATATCACGAAAGGGATAAAATTTATCTTTCACTGGGTTCGTTAGTATTTTTCAAAGATCCTTTTCAGTTAAAGAGAATTCAAGGTTATAGTAAAAGTAACAATGAAGCCAACGAGGATGAAATATCATTAAACTGTTCAATATATAAGAACGATAAGAGGATAACGAACGTAATAGAAGTTAAAATAAGGAACAATAAACTGAGGGAAGTATGTTACGGAAAGTATAAGCCTTCCACGCCAAC CAGATTACTGGCGACGAAAAAAGGGAGAATAACGCTTAAAACGAATAAAGAAACGGAGAAATCAGATAAGGAATGTGTGAGGAGTAGAAGCAGTAAGTTAAGAGCACCAATTATCGTGAAAATCAACAGTGTGTTGGTGTTTAAGATAAGGAGACGGAGAAGTGGGCTGAGGAACAGATTGGATAACTCCACAGTTAGCATATCGCTGGACCTGTATGTTAACAGCAGTCATATATCAACGAATAGGAAGAAAATATTGGTGCCATCAAATGAGTATAATACGCCGAGGAAAAGTAGCAGTAGAATAGAGTATAATACAGGGTGCTTAGTTTTGTATAGTAAGGGAGAACATAGCGGTAGCAGTAAGGACCGGAGTAATAATTGTTGTAGCGGCATTGGAGAGTGCTGTTGCAATGTCGAAGAGAGGAAAGTATGCCAGAAGCACATAACTGATATTATTGACACGATCACAAGTTTAATAGGAAGTATTAGTGTTAGTACTAGTGCCAGAGGGGAGTTGAGCGGTAGCGGCACGAGAAGCATTGGCCGCAGCTGTATCAACAGCGCCGGATACAGGAGGTACATCCTGTACAGATACCTGCAAGTGCTGTACTATTTATTGTCCAGCGAAGTGGAAATATGCAAAGATGCAGGCGTACCCCTATCAATGCTAACATTCAGAACCGTGGAAAGCGGTAGTTCAGACGATAGTGGCAGTTACAACCATGACGCTCTATGCGGACGTGTGAATGAAATGCTGTTTAGATACAGCGGATTATTGGCAGTTGATAGCAGAGACTTGCTGTATATTGAGATACCAACAGAGTTTAAGGCGCTACAACTGCTGTTCAGATCATCACTATTAAGCATTAACATGAGAGGCTCAGGGGAGGCGGAAGAGCATAAAGTAAAGATATGCGGCAGATGGTACACCTATAAGGAAATCAACTCAATTGTGTATAAGTATTACAACCAACTGGCAAAATCGCCGAATTCAATATGCTTACTGCTAAGATTCACCGACTACTCTGATATCACCCAGTACGCGTTGCTGCAATCATATTTAGAAAAGCTAGATACTACCACTGGTAATACCAGCA GCACTAGCACCAGTATTACCAGCAGTAATGTGATATTGGAGTTGATTTCATGCGATTTTGTTCACCTGGATGGTAgaacaagaagaaaaatCATATCAATtctaattaaaaatgtacacAAGGATCTGTTGAAGAGGTATTTCAGGCAGTTTCTGTACTTTCTAAAGTATGATATTGACGATGCATTTTTCAACCATGTAGTAAAAGTGATAGAAGGCGACGTAGAGTTATCATTGAAGAT TTTGACCACTACCAGTGAGaacattgtatatttggAATGCTTgagtaaatatgttaaacaCCTGAAGAAAGTGGATGGTAAAGTGTTGAGTGTGATTAAGCTGGAACAgtcgtttttaaacatattcaTAAGAATAATCAACAGCATAAATGAGACTAGGAAAAAGTACACCCTGAGAAACCACTATCTACACGTGCTTTTGAGTCAGCTAACAGGCTCAAAATTGAGGAGGGGGAAATTTGAGTTGAGCATAGATAGGGAGAGAAAGTTGATACGACTGAGTCCACACGTGCCACTGATAACAGATGTAGACAGGGTAATAAGGGCAATTGACTACCGGAGAtcatacatatacaaatcCTCAAACTACCCACTGATTCTACAGCTAAAAGTGGGAACGGGCGACGATGGCAACAGCACCGGCGGTGACGGCAGTGGTTGCGGTGCTGGCAAGGACACGGATCAAAGGATAATGCTTAAGATGAACTACGCGCGGAACGATGAACTCTGTTTGGAAGTGCTGAGTCtctttaaacacatattagGGAAGCACCACATACCAGTGCTGACGTACAAGATGATATCCGTGTACAAAAACCTTGGGTATATACAGCTGCTGCCTACCTTGAATGGAAACACCACCG GCGCTTCTGGTGATGCTGACCGCGATGACGCTGCCAGTCCTAGTTTTAAGGAGAATTTTATCAACAGCTTCGCAGTCGTCAGCATCCTGAACTACCTGCTGGAGGTGGGCGACAGGCACTACGAAAACGTGATGCTTCAGAGAAACGGGGTCGTGACCAACTTCGACTTCAACTTCATCCTCGGAAACGACCCCAACATCCTCAAAAAGCCGCCTTTCAGGTTTTCCAGCGGGGACTTGGAGGTCCTCGAGAGGCTCGACGCGTACGGCGAGTTCGTAGAAAGGTTCACGCTCATATTCGGACTAATTCGGCGGAGGTACAAGTCGGTGCTAAATCTGCTCTACTCAAGCGGAGTTGACATAGGCGACGTGAACAGCGTAGAGGCGCGGTTCATGTTGGACTTAAGCCACGCGCAGCTGAGCGAGAGGCTGAGTGCGTTGATTCTGGAGTCGCGCAGTTCACACTACCCGCAGTTCATAGACAAGTGGCACCGGTTCACAAACTTGTTTAAATGA
- a CDS encoding conserved transmembrane protein, with protein MASYIQDEAGTAGYYDPEKNEMGDHYRLSETTPMYVRHGFVRKVFLIVFLQLLFSFGFMLFAYFVTPVREFFIRVPYLGYAGAIAFFIASLVISCKPDLVRTKTSSTVALMLMTPCMALMLTTFCCHFQSIEIAIAAGVTTLVVGLLGLLALQTKYDFTSWLSYMIIVGVVFFVFVLISFFFMTKILYLVISAIGCVIVSIYILIDIQMIMGGKRKYQFTVDDYCLASIILYSDIITLFMDILRIVSASSSV; from the exons atggcATCGTACATCCAGGACGAGGCCGGAACGGCCGGATACTATGATCCAGAAAAAA ATGAAATGGGAGACCACTACAGACTATCTGAAACCACGCCGATGTATGTGAGACACGGCTTCGTGAGAAAGGTGTTCCTCATCGTGTTTCTCCAACTACTG TTCTCTTTCGGATTTATGCTATTTGCCTACTTCGTGACTCCAGTAAGGGAGTTCTTTATAAGGGTGCCCTATCTGGGATACGCAGGGGCAATTGCCTTCTTTATCGCTTCACTGGTTATCAGCTGCAAGCCAGACCTCGTGAGGACTAAGACGTCCTCGACAGTGGCGCTGATGCTGATGACCCCCTGCATGGCCCTGATGCTAACGACATTCTGCTGCCACTTCCAGTCGATAGAGATTGCAATAGCAGCCGGCGTCACGACGCTGGTGGTGGGACTTTTAGGACTGCTGGCACTCCAGACCAAATACGATTTCACAA GCTGGCTGAGCTACATGATCATCGTTGGTGTGGTATTCTTCGTATTCGTGctcatcagcttcttcttcatgaCGAAGATACTGTACCTGGTGATCTCGGCAATCGGATGCGTCATAGTCTCAATCTACATCTTAATAGACATCCAGATGATCATGGGAGGAAAGAGGAAGTACCAGTTCACAGTCGACGACTACTGCCTGGCCTCAATCATCCTCTACTCTGACATCATCACGCTGTTCATGGACATCCTCAGAATAGTCTCAGCGTCAAGCAGTGTATAG
- a CDS encoding uncharacterized protein (protein of unknown function UPF0005 family protein): MAEVATDANLQACECGSKCEFCDPENQKEIVDYDGLSENTPTYIRHNFIRKVFTIVLCQILFAFGLVLICYNIKPVKNFFVRYPLFSYSVTLLYVISVVIIGCVPGLTRNPTVSAICILYFTPLVSIMLTGYCCAFSSKEIGIALGISAVLVAGLIAFSFQTKYDFTKWTVLLAFASLQFIMAVGICGLMRIRAKYIAFSALGSVIFSIWIIVDVQMIIGGNHVLQFTVDEYMFASMSLFTDIITVFMDILRLVHF; the protein is encoded by the exons ATGGCAGAGGTTGCTACGGACGCTAACCTGCAAGCCTGTGAATGTGGCTCCAAATGCGAGTTTTGTGATCCAGAAAATCAGAAAG AAATCGTTGATTACGATGGATTGTCCGAGAACACGCCCACCTACATTAGGCACAACTTTATCAGAAAAGTGTTCACCATTGTTCTATGTCAAATACTA TTCGCTTTCGGTCTCGTGTTGATTTGCTACAACATTAAGCCGGTAAAGAATTTTTTCGTGAGATACCCACTCTTCTCGTACTCTGTCACACTTCTATACGTCATTTCCGTGGTAATAATCGGATGTGTGCCAGGGCTGACGCGAAATCCAACAGTCTCAGCGATTTGTATTTTGTACTTCACGCCGCTGGTGAGCATCATGCTCACAGGCTACTGCTGCGCCTTCAGCTCAAAGGAGATAGGAATAGCACTGGGAATATCCGCGGTCCTCGTCGCAGGCCTCATTGCCTTTTCATTCCAGACCAAATACGATTTCACAA AATGGACAGTTTTATTGGCTTTCGCTTCGTTGCAGTTCATAATGGCCGTTGGAATATGCGGGTTGATGAGAATAAGAGCAAAGTACATTGCCTTCTCAGCACTGGGCTCTGTTATCTTCTCAATCTGGATCATCGTGGATGTGCAGATGATCATAGGAGGAAACCACGTGTTGCAATTCACAGTCGATGAGTACATGTTTGCGTCAATGTCGCTGTTTACAGATATCATAACAGTGTTCATGGACATACTGAGACTGGTTCATTTCTAA
- a CDS encoding uncharacterized protein (Os04g0561700 protein) yields the protein MEKAYLSSVNDLFSNTCSSCFKNLICAIKNNVENSETGDQNADKIIVNKIENKIVVEKLLNWEEYGRDLSKICIVCKSCKLNGEVLLFKEIEFIDFVSVTANYEKEVELDNFDPYEFYCCFKVDKEKIGVYSDINNIINHSNRAINSYSDKIYKGFDFGVISVYLSSEKSYDNFKNNLVEVNIIRNSESSVNELKNKTESSSNSDVVSLRVTLNGSVKEEESNEKININLRKLAELRIRELVLEFFLKERLKYIESNPRAYGNFESLCKDRLVLEQLIRLRINVRVTLNGQNSDAEGSDYKVNCKFAISRDVVSFMGYYNKFSRCISQTEWILGDRDILSVEELIGEPLLKVTRGKKCKLVGCGREDVDVRNLGNGRKILMEIYKTRADLFIIIHSLQLLTADPGAYYDACDTLDTVGVVGDEASMLADSDTDSGTGASGIGEHSTAIGGDARIVPVGDDSGNSMGIGGNTGSIAVAENIGNKLLKNYFVKTEEVPSHDCAVVFKCTGMTFNNKNVRKQIQNQSELNSKSYNCLIFSEEKLSYDKVKEVENYEYPMTIKQNNPIRISHRRAQDVRSKVIYDLKLDLIHPRKRKQVSEDEVGRRKEDEEKRLKSYIFRIVHKGVRKRRPGKDESKSEGNAEDEAPRCKARRDKHQEEEKCVYDKGAAKRGMVAGRWRKNNIGRQKAQRCEHETYSQNRRTSTGTYKLPKRSNEDTNGASMQCCAFLGDFHPFTSIILESF from the exons ATGGAAAAGGCATATCTGAGTAGTGTGAATGATTTATTCTCAAATACCTGTAGtagttgttttaaaaatctGATTTGTGctataaaaaacaatgtTGAAAATAGCGAGACCGGTGACCAGAATGCAGATAAAATTATAGTAAACAagattgaaaataaaattgttgtGGAAAAATTGTTAAACTGGGAAGAATATGGCAGAGActtaagtaaaatatgtattgttTGCAAAAGTTGCAAACTGAACGGAGAAGTATTGCTATTCAAGGAAATAGAATTCATAGATTTTGTAAGTGTGACTGCAAATTATGAAAAGGAGGTGGAACTGGATAATTTTGATCCATATGAGTTTTATTGCTGTTTTAAAGTAGATAAGGAAAAGATAGGAGTTTATTCTGACATCAATAACATCATAAACCACAGTAACAGGGCAATTAACAGTTACagtgataaaatatacaaaggGTTCGACTTTGGAGTAATCAGTGTGTATCTATCATCAGAGAAAAGTTACGATAActttaaaaacaatttggtagaagtaaatataattagaAATAGTGAAAGTAGTGTAAATGAGTTAAAGAATAAAACAGAGTCAAGCAGTAATTCAGATGTTGTATCACTTAGAGTCACGTTAAACGGCAGTGTGAAAGAAGAGGAGTcgaatgaaaaaataaatattaatttaagaAAACTAGCTGAATTGAGAATAAGGGAGCTGGTGTTGGAGTTTTTCCTGAAAGAAAGACTAAAGTACATAGAAAGTAATCCAAGAGCGTATGGAAACTTTGAAAGTCTGTGTAAGGACAGATTGGTGTTAGAGCAGCTGATAAGACTGAGGATAAACGTACGGGTAACATTAAATGGACAAAACAGTGACGCTGAGGGTAGTGACTATAAGGTCAACTGCAAGTTTGCAATATCGAGAGATGTAGTATCATTTATGG GTTACTATAACAAGTTCTCGAGATGCATAAGTCAAACAGAATGGATTTTAGGTGACAGG GATATTCTAAGTGTAGAGGAGCTGATAGGAGAGCCGCTACTGAAGGTAACTCGAGGAAAGAAGTGTAAGTTGGTGGGATGTGGACGCGAAGATGTCGACGTGAGGAACCTGGGAAATGGAAGGAAGATACTGATGGAAATATACAAGACAAGAGCGGATCTGTTCATAATAATACACTCCCTGCAACTTTTAACAGCTGATCCAGGTGCATATTACGACGCGTGTGACACGTTGGATACTGTTGGTGTAGTGGGCGATGAAGCCAGTATGCTAGCAGATAGTGATACAGATAGTGGCACGGGCGCCAGCGGTATTGGAGAACATAGTACGGCAATTGGTGGTGATGCCAGAATAGTGCCCGTTGGTGATGATAGTGGTAACAGCATGGGAATCGGTGGCAATACAGGCAGTATAGCTGTTGCTGAAAACATTGGAAATAAACTGTTGAAAAACTACTTCGTAAAAACAGAAGAGGTACCAAGTCACGACTGCGCCGTTGTATTTAAGTGCACGGGAATGACgtttaacaataaaaacGTGAGgaaacaaatacaaaacCAAAGCGAACTCAACAGCAAAAGCTACAACTGTCTAATATTCTCAGAAGAAAAACTCTCCTACGATAAGGTGAAGGAAGTGGAGAATTACGAGTACCCAATGACAATAAAGCAAAACAACCCGATAAGAATATCGCACAGAAGAGCGCAGGATGTGAGAAGCAAAGTAATCTACGACCTCAAGTTGGACCTGATACACCCGAGA AAACGCAAGCAGGTAAGCGAAGATGAAGTAGGTAGAAGGAAGGAAGACGAAGAGAAAAGACTAAAATCATATATATTCAGGATTGTACATAAAGGAGTTCGTAAACGGAGACCTGGGAAGGACGAATCCAAGTCTGAAGGGAAtgctgaagacgaagcTCCACGTTGTAAAGCTAGACGTGATAAACATCAAGAG GAAGAGAAGTGTGTGTACGATAAAGGAGCAGCAAAGAGGGGAATGGTAGCAGGAAGATGGCGTAAAAACAACATTGGAAGACAAAAGGCGCAGAGATGTGAGCATGAGACTT ATTCACAAAACAGAAGAACATCAACGGGCACGTACAAACTGCCGAAGAGGAGTAATGAAGATACCAATGGGGCAAGTATGCAGTGTTGTGCCTTCCTAGGCGATTTTCATCCATTCACCTCAATAATTTTAGAAtcgttttaa